GTCCCCGGGCTCGGGGACGGCCCCGCTCAGGGCGGCGGAGAGGTCGGTGCGCGACGGCTGGCGGCACTCGGTGGCGGTGGCCAGCGCGGCGGCGCGCACCCCGAAGCCGACCATGGCGATGGCGGCCAGCACGAGGAGGAAGCGACGGCCGGGCCGGGTCCGGCGCGGGTCCACCGGGGGCGGCTCCGCGTCGGTGTCGCTCCCCGCGGCCGGGCCGTCGGGGCGGGCGTCGGTCACGGGCTGAGCGCCGTGGCCAGGTCGCGGCTGAACCGCTCGGCCCCGGCCCGGTTGAGGTGCACCGGGTCGTGGAACAGCGAGGTCGGGTACTCGGCGCCGGAGAGGTCGACGACGTCGACGTCGACGTCCTCGGCCAGGGCGACCAGGTCGGCGGTGCGCTGGTCGAGGAACGCGGCCGGGATGCCGCTGCGCTCGAGCACCTCGTCGGCCACGGGGGGGATCACGAGCACAGCCTGCTCGACGGGGGCCATCGCCCGGAGCACCTCCACCACGGGGGCGGCGTCGAGCTCCTCGGTGGTGAGCTCGCCGATCAGGTCCTCCAGGAACGGGAAGGAGGCGTCGGGCGGCAGGGCCCCGTCCTGGAAGCGGGTGTTCCACCCGCGAGGGTCGAGGGCCGCGGCCCAGTCGACCTCGTGGAGGGGGGCGGCCTCGTCGATGCGCTGGGGCTCCGGGGGCTCCTCGCCGCCGATCGTGGCCTCCACCGCCTGCCACAGCTCGCGGGGCTGGCGGATCGTCGACCGGTTGCGCACCAGCGCCGACACGCCGGCGGCCCGGTCGGTGAGGCGGTCGAAGGCGCCCGGGTCGATGCGGCTGAGGGCGTCGTCGAAGCTGGGCGCCAGGGTCCCGCCGTCCTGGCCGAAGCTGACGTCGCCCTCCACCGTGTCGAGCGGGTGCACCACCACGATGGCGGTGTCGGGCCGGGTGCGCTCGATGACGAGCCCGGCCCAGTCGTCGATGACCGAGAGGGGGGCGTTCAGGAACCCGGCGTTGAAGGCGGGCTCGCCGCCCGCGGCGGTGAAGGTCGCGGGGATGAACGCCCCGTCGAGCATCGAGTTGCCGAAGGCGACGGTGCGGGGCGGCGCGTCGCTGGCGGTGAGCTCGGCGGCCAGGTCCCACTTGTACTCGAGCTCGGGGTGGCCCCGCTCGTCGGTCTCGGGGATGTGGCCGTCGATCAGGCGGGCCCCGCCCTCGGCCAGGAGGAGCACGGCCAGCACCGCGGCCAGCCAGCGGGCACGGGGGAGCCTCACGGTCCGGTCCCGCTCAGGCGCCGGCGTCGAGCGCCACGGCCAGCTCGCGGCTGAAGCGCTCGCTGCCGAGCCGGTTGAGGTGGGCCACGTCGGCGAAGGCGTCGAGTGGGTAGCCGTCGGCCGACAGGTCGAGGACCTCGACGTCGTACTCGGCGGCGATGGTCGTCATCTCGGCCACGCCGTCGGCCAGGCGGCCGGCTGCGGCCGGCTGCGAGGCGAGGGTCTCGGTGGCGATCGGCGGCACCGCGACGACCACCTCGCGGCCGGGGGCGGTCACCGCGTCGAGGAGGGTCCGGAGGCGGCCGAAGCGGTAGTCGGCCCGGGCCGCGGCCAGGGCCATGCGCCCCTCCAGCTCGGGGTTGCGGGTCTCGGCCAGGCTGCGGTCGTGGTACTGCTGGATGCCACCGGTGGGCCGCAGGTTCCCCTGCCAGAAGGTGAGGTCGCGGGGGACGACCTCGCCGTCCTCCACCGTCGCCACCTCGGGGATGCCCTCGCGGGGCGGGGCGCCGCTGAGGGTGTCGCTCACCGCCCGGCCCAGGGTGCCGGGGTTCCGCAGCGACGAGCGGTGCTCGACGAGGGCCGAGGCGTCGCCCACCCGCTCCTCCAGCTGCTGGCCGGCACTCGGGCGGAGGCGGTCGAGGGAGTCGTCGAAGGCGGCCTGCACGGCCTGGCTCCGTCCCTGGCCGGAGGTGACGTCGAGCAGGTCGAGGGGGTTGACGTCGAGCAGGTCGAGGGGGCTGACCCCGAGCACCAGGACCTCCGGGTCGAGCCCGTCGAGCACGAAGTCCTCGGCCCAGCGGGCCTGGGACCCGACCGGCGCCCCGACCAGGGCGGCGTTGTAGGCCCGGTCGTAGCTCCCCGAGGTGGTGGCGAAGGTCTCGGGTGACACGCCGGCGTCGGTCATCGAGTTGCCCAGGAAGACCACCTCGGGCTGGTCGGCGACGGGACCGGCGGCCAGCTCCTCCAGCCGCTCGGACTTGAGCTGCATCTCGTAGCTGTCGCCGGTGAGCAGCGGGGGGAGGTGCGAGCTCACGACCCGGGCGAAGAGCTCGGCCACCAGCAGGGTCGCGACCAGGGCCACGATCGCCTTCTCGCCCAGCAGGAGGCGCGACCGGGGCCGGCTCGGGCGTCCACCCCGCCCGGCGGTGGCGGCCGCGGCCGGCCGAGGGGGGCGCCCGCCGGCGTCGGTGGCGCGCGCCGCGGGCTCGGCCGTGGCCGTGGCGGCGCGGGCCGACCCCGGCCCGGGCGCCGCGCTGGTCTCCTCGGATGTCGTGGGCCGGTCGGCTGCCATGGGCTCCCCGCACAGGCGCGCGCTGCCCTCCTACACTACGCAGCCGTGCCCGCCGTCTCCCTGGCGGCCCGGCCCGGCGAGGTGGTGGCCTTCCCCGGCCAGGGCGTCGACCCCGTGGCCGCCTGCGGGGTGCTCGACGCCCACGCCGGGCACCCGCTGGTGGCCCACCTGGCGGAGGTCACCGGGCAGGCCGCCTGGGCCCCCGCCGACCTGGCCGACACCCGCGTGGCCCAACCCGTCATCGTCGCCGCCGGGCTCCTCGCCGCGGCCGACGCCGGGCTCACCCCGGAGGGCGCCGCCCTGGCCGTGGGCCACAGCCTGGGCGAGATCACCGCCCTGGCCTTCGCCGGGGCCCTCGACCCCACCGACGCCCTCGACCTGGTCGCGGCGCGGGCGGCCCTCGGCCACGAGGCCCACCAGGTCCGGCCGGGCCGGATGGTGGCCGCCCTCAAGCTCGACGCCGCCACCGTCGAGTGGGTCCGGCGCCGGGCGGTGGCCGACGCCGGCGGCGTGCTGGACGTGGCCGTGGTGAACGGTCCCGCAGCCCTCGTCCTGTCGGGGGACCGGGCCACGGCCGACCGGGCCGGCGACCTCGTCGCCGAGGCCGGGGGCGTGCCCCGCCGCCTGGGCATCGGCGGCGCGTTCCACTCCTCCCTGCTCGTCGGGGCCGTCGCGCCGTTCCGCGCCCGGGTCGCCGCCCTCGCCCCGGCCCCGCCCCGGGTGCCCGTGGCCCTGTCGACGGCCCCCGTGGTCGTCGGCCCCGGGCCCGAGGACCGCGGTCCCGACGACCTGCCCGAGCTGCTGGCCCGGGCCCTGGTCCTCCCGGTGGCCTGGGAGCGCACCCTGGACGTGCTGCGGTCCCGGGGTGCCCGCGCCGCGGTGGACGTGGGGCCGGGACGCACCCTCGCCAACCTGGCCGCCCACCTCCCGGTGCTCCCCTTCCGGGCCCTGGTCGACGCCCCGCCCGCCGCCGGGCCCCGCTGAGGTGGAGGTCGGCGCCGCCTGGTCGGTGGCCGGGGTCGCGCCGACCGCGGCCGACGACGCCCTCGTCGGCCGGGTCACGGGCTGGCCCGCGGACCCGGCGGTCGGCCCCTCGCCGCTGCGCTGGGCCCGGGTGGTGATGGCCGGGGTCAACGCCGTGGTCGCCGCCGCCGGCGAGGTCGACCCCCTGAGCCTGCGCCTGGTCGACGCCTGGCTGCAGGTCGCGCCCGGCCCGCCGCCGGACCCCGACCGGGCCCCGACCTGGGTCGACCGGGCCGAGCCCGGCCGACACGTCGCGGCGGAGGCCCGGCTCCGGGAGGTCGTCGACCTCGGGGCCCTCACCGGCCTGCGCATCGACGTCGCGGTGGCGGCCGAGGACGGTGCGGACCTCGCCCGCGCCGGGCTCACCCTCGCCGGCCGGGGGGCCGGCCTCGCCGGGGGCACCCGGCCGGGCCCGCCCGACGGCCCCGGCCCGCCACCGGCCGGGGCCCCCGACGCCGCCCTCGAGCGTCGGGTGGAGGTGGGGGACGAGGCGGTGGCGGGCTTCTCCGGCTGGGTGGGCGACCCCACACCGATCCACACGGACCGGGAGGCCGCAGCGGCGGCCGGGCTCCGGGGTCCGATCGCCCCCGGCCTGTTCGTGCTCGGGGTGCTGGCCGCCCACGCGGCCGAGGCCGCCCGCCTGGCGGTCACCGGCGTCGGTGCCCGCTTCGTGCGCCCCGCGGTGGTGGGCGACGAGCTCACGGTCGGCGTCGGCGGCGCCGCGCCCGG
Above is a window of Iamia majanohamensis DNA encoding:
- a CDS encoding ACP S-malonyltransferase is translated as MPAVSLAARPGEVVAFPGQGVDPVAACGVLDAHAGHPLVAHLAEVTGQAAWAPADLADTRVAQPVIVAAGLLAAADAGLTPEGAALAVGHSLGEITALAFAGALDPTDALDLVAARAALGHEAHQVRPGRMVAALKLDAATVEWVRRRAVADAGGVLDVAVVNGPAALVLSGDRATADRAGDLVAEAGGVPRRLGIGGAFHSSLLVGAVAPFRARVAALAPAPPRVPVALSTAPVVVGPGPEDRGPDDLPELLARALVLPVAWERTLDVLRSRGARAAVDVGPGRTLANLAAHLPVLPFRALVDAPPAAGPR
- a CDS encoding MaoC family dehydratase produces the protein MEVGAAWSVAGVAPTAADDALVGRVTGWPADPAVGPSPLRWARVVMAGVNAVVAAAGEVDPLSLRLVDAWLQVAPGPPPDPDRAPTWVDRAEPGRHVAAEARLREVVDLGALTGLRIDVAVAAEDGADLARAGLTLAGRGAGLAGGTRPGPPDGPGPPPAGAPDAALERRVEVGDEAVAGFSGWVGDPTPIHTDREAAAAAGLRGPIAPGLFVLGVLAAHAAEAARLAVTGVGARFVRPAVVGDELTVGVGGAAPGAGPRLRATAVGPEGPVVRRAWVEVGGPSGSDPPGTLR